A window of Pseudomonas denitrificans (nom. rej.) genomic DNA:
CGGCGAGGAAAATCTTCGCCATGGGCCGCCCCCGCCGGCCGGCCCAACGCGGTATCTTGTATAAAAAAGCATCAACGAGGCGTGCAGTGGCTTCCTATACCTTGCGGCAATTGAAGTATTTCGTGACCACCGTGGAGTGCGGCAGCGTGGCCGAGGCGTCGCGCAAGCTGTACATCGCGCAGCCGTCCATTTCCACGGCGATCAAGGGGCTGGAAGAGAGCTTCGGCGTGCAGCTGTTCATCCGCCACCACGCCCAGGGCGTGTCGCTCACCCCCAGCGGCGCGCGCTTCTACCGCAAGGCGCAGGAACTGCTGCGCATGGCCCACGAGTTCGAGCAGAACGCCCTCGCCGACAACGACGTGGTGGCCGGGCAGATCGATATCGGCTGCTTCGAGACGGTCGCCCCGCTCTACCTGCCGCGCCTGATCTCGGGTTTCCGCGAGCGCTACCCCGGCGTGGAAATCCGCATCAGCGATGGCGAGCAGCAGGAGCTGGTGCAGGGCCTGACCGCCGGCCGCTTCGACCTGGCGCTGCTCTACGAGCATGACCTCGACGCCACCATCTCCACCGACCCGCTGATGCCCGCCCAGCGCCCCTATGCGCTGCTGCCGGAGAACCATCGCTTCGCCAAGCAGGACAAGGTCTCCCTGCGCGATCTGGTGCTGGAGCCGATGATCCTGCTGGACGTGCAGCCCAGCCGCACCTACTTCGTGCGCATCTTCGAGGAACTGGGGCTGAACCCGCACATCGCCTTCAGCTCGCCCTCGATCGAGATGGTGCGCGGCATGGTCGGCCAGGGCTTCGGCTTCTCCCTGCTGGTCACCCGTCCACATTCCGAGTGCACCTACGACGGAAAGAAGGTAGTGACGGTGGATGTCGCCGAAGAGGTGAGCACCTCCGGCCTGGTCGCCGCCTGGCTCAAGCGCGCCCAGCTGACCAAGCCGGCGCAGCTGTTCGTCGACTATGCGCGGGAGGAGCTGAGCGGGAAGCACTGAGGCTACTTTTCGCCTTTCGCTTTTCGTAGGACCGAGGGGGACGCCTAGTCCTTGCTCGCGAATCACCCAGCCTCCTGTGCGATGGCCTGCCCTCACCCTACCCCTCTCCCTTCGGAGCGGGGCGCGCAGCCAGGGCTGGGGAGAGGGTCCACGCCCGAGCACCGAACCCCCTCCCGTCACTCCCCGTGCCCCGCGCCGACATCCGGGGTTACAATCTCGCCCCCAATCCGCAATGCCTTCCCGCCCCATGCTCATCTGGAAAGAGCGCGTGCAGCGCCTCATCACTCTCGTCCTCGGCCTGCTGCAGAAGTATCCGCGCGTCATCGCCCTGTTCGGTTTCTGCTCCGGCGTCTTCAGCTTCATCATGGTGGACCGCCACCGCGCCGGCTTCGCCCGCGCCATGGCCATCGTCATGCTGGTCAGCTGGATCTGGCTGATGCTGGAGAACCTGCTCACCGATCGCTTCAAACGCCGTTTCGGCTGGGAAGTGCCACCGGGTCTGCTGCGCTACGCGACCCAGCTGATCCACCAGGAAAGCCTGTTCTTCTGCCTGCCGTTCTTCTTCGTCACCACCACCTGGAACAGCGGGCAGGCCCTATTCACCGGCGTGCTGACGCTGGCTGGCCTCGCGGCGATCACCGACCCGGTCTACTACAAGTGGCTGTCGGTGCGGCGCTGGACCTTCCTCGGCTACCACACCCTGACGCTGTTCGCGGTGCTGCTCACCGCGCTGCCGATCATCCTCCACCTGAGCACCCCGCAGAGCTACCAGGCGGCACTCGGCATCGCCGTGCTGCTGTCTTTCCCGAGCCTCGCGGTCACGGTGAAGATCCACAAATGGTGGCGCTGGTTCGCCCTCGTCGGCCTGACCCTGTCCATCGGTGCGGTGGGCTGGTTCGCCCGCGCCTGGGTGCCACCCTCGACCCTGTGGATGACCGAGATGGCGGTGACCGAGAGCTTCGACAACGCCCAGCGCACCCCCGGCGACAGTCTGGAAATGGTCAGCGTTGCGCAGATCAAGAGTCAGGGCCTCTACGCCTACACCGCGATCAACGCCCCGCGCGGGCTGAACGAGCGCATCTACCATGCCTGGCGGCTGAACGGCCAGGAAGTCGACCGCATCGCCCTCGACATCAAGGGCGGCCGCGAGGCCGGCTACCGCGCCTGGACGCACAAGCAGAACTTCCCCACCGACCCCAGCGGCGACTGGCAGGTGCAGGTACTTACCGAGGCCGGCCAAGTCATCGGCACCTTGAGGTTCGAGGTCACGCCCTGACCACTCGGTATCCTTGACCCGACTCGGCGCTTTCCCCTACAAGACCCTCTCCCAAGAACAAAAAGTGCCGAGAGAGTCATGACCGATACCGCCCTGCACCCGTTCGACCGCGCCGTGGCCCTGCAACCCGTGGTCGGCCAGCCCAACCTCTACGAGGGCCACACCAGCCAGGACTACTGGAACATGGTCGGCCCCTTCGGCGGCGTCACCGCTGCGGTCCTGCTGCAGGGCGCGCTGCGCCACCCGCAACTGCTCGGCAGCCCGGTGTCGCTGACGGTGAACTACGCTGCGGCAGTCGTGGCCGGCGCCTTCCAGGTCGAAGCCGTGCCGGTGCGCACCAACCGCAGCACCCAGCACTGGCTGCTGCAACTGACCCAGGCTGATGAAGCCGGCGAGCAGCAGGTCACCACCACCGCCACCCTGGTCACCGCGCTGCGCCGCGAGACCTGGAGCCTGACCGACATCCCCGCGCCGGACCTCGCCCCGCCCAGCGACTTCGAGCCGATGAGCCCCGCCGCCAAGGGGTAGCCTGGCCCAAGCAATATGAGATGCGCCCGGTCTCTGGTGCCTTCCCCACCCAATGGGACGGCAGCGGCGAGACCAGCCGCAGCCAGCTCTGGCTGCGCGATGCCCAGGACCGCCCGCTGGACTTCCTGTCCCTGGCGGCGATGAGTGACATCTTCTACCCGCGCATCTGGCTGCGCCGCGCCACCCCGGTGCCGGCCGGCACCGTGTCGATCACCACCTACTTCCACACCGACGCCGCGCAGATGGCCGAGGTCGGCAGCGGCTACCTGCTGGGCGACGCCCGCGCCCAGGAATTCCGCAACGGCTTCTTCGACCAGAGCGCCCAGCTGTGGAGCCAGTCCGGCGCACTGCTGGCGACCAGCAACCAGGTGGTTTACTACAAGGAGTGAGCCACTGCTCACCCCGTAGGATGGCGTGGAGCGAAGCGATACCCATCAGTTCCTGCAACAGCGAGCGATGGGTATCGCAAGTTTTGCGCTCATCCTGAGCCCTCTCCACGGCTGAAAACGGCGAACAAAAAAAGCCCGGCACATGGCCGGGCTTTTTTATGGGCAGCGAGAAGGCTCAGACCTTCTTCACGAACTCCGACTTCAGCTTCATCGCACCGATGCCGTCGATCTTGCAGTCGATGTCGTGGTCGCCGTCCACCAGGCGGATGTTCTTCACCTTGGTGCCGACCTTCACCACCAGGGACGAGCCCTTGACCTTGAGGTCCTTGATCACGCTGACGGTGTCGCCATCCTGCAGCAGGTTGCCGACCGCGTCCTTGATCACGCGGGTATCGCCTTCGGCCTCGCCCGAGCCGTCGGCGGACCACTCATGGGCGCACTCGGGGCAGACCAGCTGGGCGCCGTCTTCGTAGGTGTATTCGGAGTTGCATTGGGGGCAGGGCGGCAGCTGGCTCACGGCGATTCTCACACTGGAAACGGTAAAAAGACCGCAGAGTATATAAGGTTTCTCCCGTCCCTGCCCGGCGACGAAGTTGGCAAGGGGCCAGCACCGTTACAAAAGCGTAAGAATCCATCGCTATAAAAGGCGGCCACTTCGATAAGAAAAAGGACGCCCGTACCATGCTGCACAAGCCCTCCCCGCTCGCGCTGAGCATCGCCTTGGTACTGGCGAGCCTGGCCGCCGAAACCGCCCACGCCGTGCCGGTATCGCCCATCATCAGCGACGCGCAGACCAGCAGCCGCACCCTGGCCAACCAGGACACCCTGACCGTCACCAGCACCGGCAGCCTGGTCACCAGCGGCAAGAGCGTCGACCTCAAGGGCGCGGCCACCGGCAGCGGCGTGGTCATCGACAACAGCGGCCTGATGCAGTCCACCACCGGCCGCGTGGTCGATACCTCCGGCAGCGACAGCACCACGCGCTTCTACCAGATCATCAACCGCGAAGGCGGGCGCATCCTCGGCTACGATGACGCCATCCGCATGAACAACCCGTTCAGCGCCGGCAACGTGCTGGTCGACAACGCCGGCAGCATCTATTCCGCCACCGGCCAGGCGCTGGACTTCGACAAGCTGCAGAGCAATGCCACTGTCACCCTGATCAACCGCGCCAGCGGCGTCATCCATAGCGATGGCAACGACGCCATCCGCCCCGGCGGCAACGCGTCGATCACCAACTACGGCGAGATCAGCAGCTCGGACATGATCACCGCCGACACCAAGAACGACGGCATCGACTTCCAGGGCGCAGCGGGCGGCTACGTGGAAAACCACGGCCTGATCAGCGGCGGCCGCCACGGCATCACCACCGATGTCGGTGCCACCCTGATCAACTACGCCGACGGCGTGATCATCGGCCGCAATGGCTCGGGCTTCGGCTCCGACGGCGACGGCACCGTGATCAACTACGGGCGCATCACAGGCTCCTACAACGGGCTGGTTCCGGATGGCGACGGCGACGGTGTGGACATCGATTACACCGGCCACATCGAGAACCACGGCATCATCGAAGGCACCGGCGCCGCCGGCTCCAAGGACGGCTCGCCGAATGGCAGCGAAGGCATCGCCATGGGCGGCGGCACCATCATCAACTACGCCGGCGCAATCATCCGCAGCGTCGACCGCGGCATCCTGGTCGACGACGGCAACGGCAACAGCGGCTTCAGCTCCACCTACCTGGAGAACCACGGCAGCATCACCGGCGAGAAGCTCTCCGGCGTGACCCTGTCCGGCGACCTCGACGACACCGTGGTCAACGACGGTCTGATCCACGGCGGCAACGGCGTGGCCCTGGAAATGGGTGGCGGCAACGACAGCCTGGTGCTGCTCTCCGGCAGCCGCTTCGAAGGCCTGGTGGACGGCGGCAGCGGCCGCGACACCGTGACCTTCGACGACGCCGCCGGCGGCAGCTTCGGCAACAGCGCCAACTTCGAATGGCTGGACGTGAAACAGGGCAGCTGGACGCTCTCCAGCACCGACGACTTCAGCGAAGGCGGCGAAGTCTTCAGCGGCGCCAGCCTGAACAACACCGGCAGCCTCCTCGGCACCCTGCAGATCGACCAGGGCGCCACCTACTCGGGCAGCGGCAGCGTCGGCGGGCTGAGCGTCGCCGGTACCCTGGTCGCCTCGCCGGCAACCGGTGCCGCCCAGGTGACCGGCAACCTGAACCTGCAGAGCGGCTCGACCCTGGCCTTCGGCGTGGAGCCCAGCGGCGCCCACGCCACCGTGCTGGTGGACGGCAGCACCCGCATCGACGGCTCGCACCTCGCCGTGCAGGCCGGCAGCGGCAACTGGCCGTGGCAGAGCAGCGTACAGGTGATCAGCTCCACCGGCGGCGTCAGCGGCCAGTTCGCCGACGTGAAGAGCAACTTCGCCTTCCTCACCCCGACCCTGAGCTACAGCGCCAACAGCGTCGACCTGCAACTGACCCGCAACGACGTGCAGTTCGGCGACCTGGCCAGCAGCAGCAACGGCCGCAACGCCGGCTCCGCCCTGCAGAGCCAGAACGGCGGTGCGCTGTACAACGCGCTGATCACCAGCGACGCGAGCAACGCCACTTCCGCCCTGGAACAACTGGCCGGCGCCAGCAACGCCAGCCTGGCCGCCGCGACCATCGCCGGCAGCCAGCAGGTCGGCAGCGCCATGCTCAACGCCGTGCGCCAGCTGGGCAGCAACAGCCTGCTGGCGGCCACCGAGCGCAGCGACACACCAATGCTCGCCGCCACCGGCGTACCCAGCGCAGCGCGCAACCTGAACGACCCGAACGCCGCCGGCCGCCTCTGGGTGCAGGGTATCGGCAGCCACGGCAAGCTCGACGAACACGACAACAGCGGCGACCTGCAACAGAACACCGGCGGAACCCTGCTCGGTGCCGACTGGGCGGTGACTCCGGACTGGCGCCTGGGCGTGCTCGGCGGCTACTCGCACACCGACCTGGACGGCAGCGGCGGCGTCTCCGGCGACATCGACAGCTGGCACCTGGGCGCCTACGCGCTGCACCAGAGCGGCCCGCTGGCAGTGCGTCTGGGTGCGGCCTACAGCAGCCATGACGGCGAGAGCAAACGCCGGGTGGAGTTCGACGGCTTCAGTGATCGTCCCAAGGGCGACTACGACGCCGACAGCTGGCAGGCGTTCGCCGAGACCGGCTACGCCATGGGCAGCGGCCGCCTGAGCGCCGAGCCCTACGCACGCCTGGACTACCAGCGCTACGAGCGCGATTCGTACGACGAGAAGGGCGGCGCCGCCGCGCTGCACGTCGACTCCCAGGATCAGGACAACCTGAGCAGCACTCTCGGCCTGCGCATCGCCCGCCTCGACACCCTGAGCAACGGCATGAGCTTCACCCCGCGCCTGAGCCTGGGCTGGCGTCACACCTTCGGCGACATCGACAGCGAAACCCGCCAGTCCTTCCTCGCCGGCGGCGACGCCTTCAGCGTCCAGGGCACCGCGCTGGATCGCAACAGCCTGCTGCTGGACGTCGGCTTCGATGTCGGCGTCTCGGCGCGCAACACCGTCGGCATCGGTTACAGCGGGCAGATGGGCAGCAACGCGCAGAACCACGCGCTGATCGCCCAATGGCAGATGGCGTTCTGATCGCGATCCACTGACGAAAAAGCCCGGCGCAAGCCGGGCTTTTTCTTGGGCGTTGTTAAGACGAGAGATTCGGAAATTTCTCTGCCTGTCTCGGAGCCCGACACATAGCCTCAGCGAGCGCCGACGGCAAAGCTTGCCGCCCCGGTCAGCCGACCGGTATCCGCCCAACCTCGATGAGTGAGCACTCCCATGAAAAAGCTTTGCATCCTGATCGCTGCCTGCGCCGTTCTTGCCGCCTGTGGCAAGCAAGAGGAACAAGCCTCGAAGACTGCCGTCCCCGCAGCTGCCCAGCAGGAAACCAAGCCTGCGATCCAACCGGAAGCCAAGCCGGCAGAACCGACAGCCCCTGCTGAACAGACCGCGCCGGCAGAGTCGACGGCGCCTGCCGAACAAGCCGCCGCCCCGGTCCAGCCGGACGCTGAAGCAGCCAAGCCGGCCGACGACAAGCAGCAGTAAGCCTCCGCCGTTCAGTCCAACAGCCAGCCGCCTCCGGGCGGCTGGCTGTTTTCAGGGCTGCAGCTGGCTGATATAGGCAGCCAGTGAGGTGATGTCGTCATCGTTGAGCAGTGCCGCCACCGCCAGCATCGGCGAGTCCGCACGGCTCGGATCCTTGGCGCGGTAACGTTGCAGGGCATGGGTCAGGTAGACCTGCGGCTGCCCGGCGATACGCGGGAAGCCGTCGTGCCCCTTGGCCTTCTCGCCGTGGCAGGTGACGCAGACGATGGCGAAGCGCCGGGCGCCCTGTTCCACCAGCGCCTTGTCCGGCGCCGCCTCCGCGCGGGGCAGGACCTTCTGCTGGCTGAAGTAGTAGGCGATGTTGACCCGCTCGTTGATGCTCAGCAGCTTGGCCGCCTGGTTCATCACAAAGTCGGTGCGCTGGCCGTCGACGTACTTCTCGAAGGCGTCGAAGAGGTACTGCGGGTTCTGCCCGGCCAGGTTGGGGATGTAGTCGCGCTTGCTGTTGCCATCCTTGCCGTGGCACTTGCTGCACAACAGGATGCGCTCCTGCGCGGCGGTATAGGCCTGCTCGCGCTTGGCCGGGTCCTGCTCCAGGGCGGCAAGCCGATCCATCATCTCCGATGACTGCGCCAAAGCCTGGGTGGCCCCGCACAGCAGCACCCACAACAGAACGACTCTCCCCATCGCCGCACCCTGGTCAGTCAATTTTCCCAGCGTGGAATATAGAGCCTTTCTGAAGGAATTTTCCGACGCAGATCAACCAATGGCGCGACGCCGGAAATCCTCCGGGCAAAAAAAGGGGAGCATCGTGCTCCCCCGTGGGACTGAACCTTAAAGACCCGTCTGTCCTTGGTCAGCCTTCAATTTCAACCAGGATCTCACCGGGGTTGACCCGGTCGCCCTTGGCTACGTGGATGGCCTTCACGGTGCCGGCGATGCCCGCCTGCACTTCGGTCTCCATCTTCATTGCTTCGGTGATCAGCACGGCCTGGCCGGCCTTCACGCTGTCGCCTTCCTTGACCAGCACATCGACGATGTTGCCCGGCATGGTGGTGCTGACGTGGCCCGGCTCGCTGGCCTGCTTGCGCTTGTTGCCGCCGCCGCCGATGAACTCGTTGAGCGGCTCGAACACCACCTCTTCGGGCATGCCATCCACCGACAGGTAGAAGTGGCGCTTGCCGTCGGTCTTCACGCCGACGCCGGTGATGTCCACGCGGTAGCTTTCGCCGTGCACGTCGACCACGAACTCGGTCGGTACGCCTTCACCGCCAGCAGCGGCCACGCCCTTGCCGTTGGGGATCGGCAGCAGCTCTTCGGGCTTCAGGGTGCCGGCGGCACGCTCTTCGAGGAACTTGCGGCCGATGTCCGGGAACATGGCGAAGGTCAGCACGTCCTCCTCGGACTTGGCCAGGCTGCCGATCTCTTCGCGCAGCTTGTTCAGCTCCGGCTTGAGCAGGTCGGCCGGGCGCACGTCGATGACTTCTTCGTTGCCGATGGCCTGGCGGCGCAGGGTTTCGTCGATCTTGCCCGGCGCCTTGCCGTAGCGGCCCTGCAGGTAGAGCTTCACTTCGTTGGTGATGGTCTTGTAGCGCTCGCCGGCCAGGACGTTGAAGAACGCCTGGGTGCCGACGATCTGCGAGGTCGGGGTGACCAGGGGCGGGAAGCCGAGGTCTTCGCGAACCCGCGGGATTTCCGCGAGCACTTCCGGCATGCGGTTCAGCGCGCCCTGTTCCTTGAGCTGGTTGGCCAGGTTGGAAATCATCCCGCCCGGAACCTGGTTGACCTGCACGCGGGTATCCACGCCGGTGAACTCGCTCTCGAACTGGTGGTACTTCTTGCGCACGGCGTGGAAGTACATGCCGATTTCCTGGATCAGCTCCAGGTCCAGGCCGGTGTCGAACGGGGTGTCGCGCAGGGCGGCAACCATCGACTCGGTGCCCGGGTGGCTGGTGCCCCAGGCCATGCTGGAGATGGCGGTGTCGATGCGGTCGGCGCCGTTTTCCACAGCCTTGAGCTGGCACATGCTGGCGACGCCGGCGGTGTCGTGGGAGTGCACGACCACGTCCAGAGGCAGCGCATCCTTCAGCGCCTTGACCAGCTCGCCGGTGGCGTAGGGGGTCAGCAGGCCGGCCATATCTTTGATGGCGATGGAGTCCACGCCCATGTCGGCCATGGCCTTGCCCTGGGCAACGAAGGCGTCGATGGTATGCACCGGGCTGGTGGTGTAGGCGATGGTGCCCTGGGCGTGCTTGCCGGCGGCCTTCACGGCCTCGATGGAGACGCGCAGGTTACGCACGTCGTTCATCGCGTCGAAGATGCGGAACACGTCGATGCCGTTGACCGCCGCCTTGGCGACGAAGGCACGGACCACGTCATCGCTGTAGTGGCGGTAGCCGAGCAGGTTCTGCCCGCGCAGGAGCATCTGCAGGCGGGTATTGGGCAGCGCGGCCTTGAGCTTGCGCAGGCGCTCCCACGGGTCTTCCTTGAGGAAGCGCACGCAGGCGTCGAAGGTGGCGCCGCCCCAGACTTCCAGCGACCAGTAGCCGACCTGGTCGAGCTTGTCGCAGATCGGCAGCATGTCTTCGGTGCGCATCCGGGTCGCCAGCAGCGACTGGTGGGCGTCGCGCAGGATGGTATCGGTGACGGTGACTTTCTTGGAAACGGTCATGTACGAATTCCTCACAGGCCAGCGTGGGCGGCAATGGCGGTAGCGATGGCGATGGCCAGGTGCGACGGGGTGCGCTTGATGGAGTACTGGGTCAGTTCCGGGTGGCTTTCGACGAAGCTGGTGTTGAACTGGCCGTTACGGAATTCCGGGTTCTTGAGGATTTCCTGGTAGTAGGCGGCGGTGGTCTTCACGCCCTGCACGCGCATGTCGTCCAGCGCACGCAGGCCACGGTCCAGCGCCTCTTCCCAGGTCAGCGCCCAGACCACCAGCTTCAGGCACATCGAGTCGTAGTACGGCGGGATGGTGTAGCCGGTGTAGATCGCCGTGTCGGTGCGCACGCCAGGGCCGCCGGGCGCGTAGTAGCGGGTGATCTTGCCGAAGGACGGCAGGAAGTTGTTCTTCGGGTCTTCGGCGTTGATCCGGAACTGCAACGCGAAGCCACGGTGGATGATGTCTTCCTGCTTGACCGAGAGCGGCAGGCCGGAGGCCACGCGGATCTGCTCGCGGACGATGTCGATGCCGGTGATTTCCTCGGTGATGGTGTGTTCCACCTGCACGCGGGTATTCATCTCCATGAAGTACACCTCGCCATCGGCGAGCAGGAACTCCACGGTGCCGGCGTTCTCGTAGCCCACGGCCTTCGCCGCGCGCACGGAGAGGTCACCGATGTAGGCACGCTGCTCGGGGGTGAGCTGCGGGCTCGGGGCGATCTCGATCAGTTTCTGGTTGCGGCGCTGGATCGAGCAGTCGCGCTCGAACAGGTGCACGGTGTTGCCGAAGGAGTCGGCGAGAATCTGCGCCTCGATGTGCTTCGGGTTGACGATGCACTTCTCGAGGAAGACTTCCGCGCTGCCGAAGGCCTTGGTGGCCTCGGAGATCACGCGGGGGAAATTCTGCTCCAGCTCTTCGCGGCTGTTGCAGCGGCGGATGCCGCGGCCGCCACCGCCGGAGGTGGCCTTGAGCATCACCGGGTAGCCGATGCGCTCGGCTTCGGAGAGGGCTTCGGCCAGGTCGGCGACGTTGCCTTCGGTGCCGGGGGTGCAGGGCACGCCAGCGGCGATCATGCTGCGGCGCGCTTCGGTCTTGTCGCCCATGCGGCGGATGACTTCCGCCGACGGGCCGATGAACTTGATCCCGCGTTCGGCGCAGATATCGGCCAGCTCGGCGTTCTCGGAGAGGAAGCCGTAGCCCGGGTGGAGGGCGTCGCAGCCGGTTTCCACCGCCAGGTTCACCAGGGCGCGGGGGTTCAGGTAACCCGCCAGCGGATCGGCGCCCAGGCTGTGGGCTTCGTCGGCGCGCTTGACGTGCAGGGCGTGACGGTCGGCATCGGAATAGACGGCCACCGAACGGATGCCCATCTCGGCGCAGGCGCGCACGATCCGGACAGCGATCTCCCCACGGTTGGCGATCAGGATTTTCTTGATCACTGCGGCTTTCCCTCGGCCCGGGCCTTTTGGACCCCGGCGTAAAAACCCATCGGCAGCTCCGGTCGCGGCAGCTGGCTCTCTCGGCCGGAGCGGGTTCCGGCGTGTTTTTACCCTAGCGCGGGAGGGAGGATTAACCAAAATCAATAATTATTGGGGTAGCCATAAAGAATGCTTTATAGTTGAGCGGAAATGTCGCGATCAGGCCGTGTTCTATGCGTAAGTCATTGATGCGTATGACCCTTCGCCAACTGCAGGTTTTTCGTGCGGTGTGCGAAAGCCGTTCCTACAGCCGCGCCGCGGAGGAAATGGCCCTGACCCAGCCGGCGGTCAGCCTGCAGATCCGCCAGCTGGAAGAACTGGTCAGCCAGCCGCTGTTCGAGTACATCGGCAAGAAGCTCTACCAGACCGATGCCGCCGACGCCCTGCTGCGCGCCACCACCGACATCTTCCAGCGCCTGGAAGTGCTGGACATGAACCTCTCCGACCTCAAGGGCTCGCTGCAGGGCCAGCTGCGCCTGGCAGTGGAATCGAGCGCCAAGTACATCACCCCGCACCTGTTCGCCGCCTTCCACGCGCAGCACCCGGACGTCAGCCTGAACCTCACGGTGGTCAACCGTGCCCAGGTGATCAAACGCCTGTCGGACAACCGCGACGACCTGGTGATCATGTCCCTGGTGCCGCAGGACATGGCGCTGGAATTCCTGCCCTTCCTGAACAACCCCATTGTGGCCGTGGCGCCGCCGGACCATCCGCTGTGCAACGCCGCGAAGCTTTCGCTGAAGGACCTGGAACCCTACCCGCTGCTGATCCGCGAGCCCGGCTCGGGCACGCGCAAGGCCTGCGAGGAACATTTCCAGCAGAAGCGCGCGCACTTCCCGCAGACGCTGGAGTTCGCCTCGCTGGAAGGTTCACGCGAAGGAGTGCTGGCGGGTCTGGGGCTGGCGCTGCTGCCGCGCCACGCGGTGAGCCGCGAGCTGCAATCCGGGCTGCTGCATGAGCTGCCGGTGGAAGAACTGCCGCTCTACCGCAGCTGGTGTCTGGTGCACGCCCGCGGCAAGCGCCTGAGCCCGGTGGCCCAGGCGTTCGTCGCCTTCATCCGTGAAGAGCGGGCGCTGATCAGCCAGCTGGCCGAACGCTTCGCCGGCCCGCCTTCGCCGAAGTGAGGTAGGCGGCCGCGATCAGGTCGGGGTAATCGGAGGTTTCGAGGGCGAGGCGCTGGGCCTCCATGCGGTCCTCGATGGCGCGACGGAACTGCATGCGGCGCTGGTCTTCGAGCTTGCGGCGGGTCTTGCTATCCACTTGGAGCTGGGTGTCGTCGATATGGCGGGGCATCTCGCATCTCCCAAGGCCTAAGGGCTGGAGACGCCAGCATGCTGACGACGGATGACCGTTTGACGACGTGGTGGTGAAGCCCCGGTGACGCCGACGGGCGGTCGGCGACACCGTCAGGGACGGATCAGGACGCCTCTTCCGGGCGCTCCTCGTGGTTCTTCACCACCTTCGGCGACAGGCGCAGGCTGCGCAGGCTGCGCTTCACGCTCTTGAGGTGATTCACCAGGTCCGGGCCGCGGGCCATGGCCACGCCCATCGCCAGCACGTCGATCACCACCAGGTGGGCGATACGCGAGGTCAGCGGGGTGTAGATATCGGTGTCTTCGTGGACATCCACCGCCAGGTTCACCGTGGCAAGGTCCGCCAGCGGGGTCTGGCTGGGGCACAGGGTGATCAGCGTGGCACCGGCTTCGCGCACCAGGTTGGCGGTCA
This region includes:
- the oadA gene encoding sodium-extruding oxaloacetate decarboxylase subunit alpha, whose translation is MTVSKKVTVTDTILRDAHQSLLATRMRTEDMLPICDKLDQVGYWSLEVWGGATFDACVRFLKEDPWERLRKLKAALPNTRLQMLLRGQNLLGYRHYSDDVVRAFVAKAAVNGIDVFRIFDAMNDVRNLRVSIEAVKAAGKHAQGTIAYTTSPVHTIDAFVAQGKAMADMGVDSIAIKDMAGLLTPYATGELVKALKDALPLDVVVHSHDTAGVASMCQLKAVENGADRIDTAISSMAWGTSHPGTESMVAALRDTPFDTGLDLELIQEIGMYFHAVRKKYHQFESEFTGVDTRVQVNQVPGGMISNLANQLKEQGALNRMPEVLAEIPRVREDLGFPPLVTPTSQIVGTQAFFNVLAGERYKTITNEVKLYLQGRYGKAPGKIDETLRRQAIGNEEVIDVRPADLLKPELNKLREEIGSLAKSEEDVLTFAMFPDIGRKFLEERAAGTLKPEELLPIPNGKGVAAAGGEGVPTEFVVDVHGESYRVDITGVGVKTDGKRHFYLSVDGMPEEVVFEPLNEFIGGGGNKRKQASEPGHVSTTMPGNIVDVLVKEGDSVKAGQAVLITEAMKMETEVQAGIAGTVKAIHVAKGDRVNPGEILVEIEG
- a CDS encoding acetyl-CoA carboxylase biotin carboxylase subunit, producing MIKKILIANRGEIAVRIVRACAEMGIRSVAVYSDADRHALHVKRADEAHSLGADPLAGYLNPRALVNLAVETGCDALHPGYGFLSENAELADICAERGIKFIGPSAEVIRRMGDKTEARRSMIAAGVPCTPGTEGNVADLAEALSEAERIGYPVMLKATSGGGGRGIRRCNSREELEQNFPRVISEATKAFGSAEVFLEKCIVNPKHIEAQILADSFGNTVHLFERDCSIQRRNQKLIEIAPSPQLTPEQRAYIGDLSVRAAKAVGYENAGTVEFLLADGEVYFMEMNTRVQVEHTITEEITGIDIVREQIRVASGLPLSVKQEDIIHRGFALQFRINAEDPKNNFLPSFGKITRYYAPGGPGVRTDTAIYTGYTIPPYYDSMCLKLVVWALTWEEALDRGLRALDDMRVQGVKTTAAYYQEILKNPEFRNGQFNTSFVESHPELTQYSIKRTPSHLAIAIATAIAAHAGL
- a CDS encoding LysR family transcriptional regulator, which translates into the protein MRMTLRQLQVFRAVCESRSYSRAAEEMALTQPAVSLQIRQLEELVSQPLFEYIGKKLYQTDAADALLRATTDIFQRLEVLDMNLSDLKGSLQGQLRLAVESSAKYITPHLFAAFHAQHPDVSLNLTVVNRAQVIKRLSDNRDDLVIMSLVPQDMALEFLPFLNNPIVAVAPPDHPLCNAAKLSLKDLEPYPLLIREPGSGTRKACEEHFQQKRAHFPQTLEFASLEGSREGVLAGLGLALLPRHAVSRELQSGLLHELPVEELPLYRSWCLVHARGKRLSPVAQAFVAFIREERALISQLAERFAGPPSPK
- a CDS encoding PA3496 family putative envelope integrity protein, yielding MPRHIDDTQLQVDSKTRRKLEDQRRMQFRRAIEDRMEAQRLALETSDYPDLIAAAYLTSAKAGRRSVRPAG